One genomic segment of Nonomuraea coxensis DSM 45129 includes these proteins:
- a CDS encoding polysaccharide lyase family 8 super-sandwich domain-containing protein, with amino-acid sequence MSAARPPNGLEPAVPQPSRRQVLSLLPAAGLLAVAGPLRAAAAAGGFDHARLIANTVAMLAGTPEVNARPEVAAKLAAVLATARQRLAAMDRAGDGELFAGLALGSDDVNLRLAFQYLYEIALATRVPGGQLADDAAAQRRVADGLMWLHERYYGDQAKGYYGNWHTWEIGIPTHVTRTLALLADRLRAERPELTAAYVAGMDAYLRNGRNGDVDLDSRFHTGANLADITANRILQGAVTGDDARVAKAVADQATVFATVDPYALQHGVTDGYYRDGSFIQHGSVAYTGSYGRALLTRVVQTLKTLDGATAAAGSADLPGVVYRWVADGFAPLIFEGWMMEIVKGRAVSRTGTGYADVNVVVEAVADLADHVPAEQALALKKYVKHLPAADTAAFVSPVSIARYAAIRADASIPAADLNPPERSVAFNAMDRTVHRRPGYAFALARSSERISKYEYMSGENLMPWFQGDGAHYLYLAGEDQRAVFGVDYFTTVSPYRLAGVTAPVEERRTVPELYGGRLWYDNPDHPLNFTASSESQNAYVYFPVARNAFSGGATLGAYGVAGMVQSDDAAWAAKQAGLLPDDFVAYRNARAVKSWFLLDDEIVVLAADVSGQSGRAAVTTVDSRIAAPADVVALTGETWTGSPWQPGPAGVPRWLRYANATRGTAVGYVFLTRQPVSAGLETVTRSRRVVRTSNPDTPVTKNVFTASVTHPASGELPALAYALVPNATEARLRGYAGGPLTVLANDRHVQAIEHKGLGLLAANVFTDGPRHAGRLLVDGPASVVVRSSGSRVSVAVADPTTRRDRVTVVLRGPSLRLDRADEGVTVRRVPGGTLVEAVTRHAYGRTLAATLR; translated from the coding sequence GTGAGCGCGGCCCGTCCCCCCAACGGCCTGGAGCCCGCCGTGCCGCAGCCTTCCCGCCGCCAGGTTCTCTCCCTGCTTCCCGCCGCCGGTCTGCTGGCCGTGGCCGGCCCGCTGCGGGCCGCCGCCGCGGCGGGCGGGTTCGACCACGCGCGGCTGATCGCCAACACCGTCGCCATGCTCGCCGGCACCCCCGAGGTCAACGCCCGGCCGGAGGTCGCCGCGAAGCTGGCCGCCGTGCTCGCCACCGCCAGGCAGCGGCTCGCCGCGATGGACCGGGCGGGCGACGGCGAGCTGTTCGCCGGCCTCGCGCTCGGCTCCGACGACGTCAACCTGCGGCTCGCCTTCCAGTACCTGTACGAGATCGCGCTCGCCACCCGCGTCCCCGGCGGGCAGCTCGCGGACGACGCCGCCGCCCAGCGCCGGGTCGCCGACGGCCTGATGTGGCTGCACGAGCGCTACTACGGCGACCAGGCGAAGGGCTACTACGGCAACTGGCACACGTGGGAGATCGGCATCCCCACCCACGTCACCAGGACGCTCGCGCTGCTGGCCGACCGGCTGCGCGCGGAGCGGCCCGAGCTCACCGCCGCCTACGTGGCCGGCATGGACGCCTACCTCCGCAACGGCAGGAACGGCGACGTCGACCTCGACTCGCGCTTCCACACCGGCGCGAACCTGGCCGACATCACCGCCAACCGCATCCTCCAGGGCGCGGTGACCGGTGACGACGCCCGCGTCGCCAAGGCGGTCGCCGACCAGGCCACGGTCTTCGCGACCGTGGACCCGTACGCGCTCCAGCACGGCGTCACCGACGGCTACTACCGCGACGGCTCCTTCATCCAGCACGGCTCGGTGGCCTACACCGGCTCCTACGGCCGCGCCCTGCTGACGCGCGTCGTCCAGACGCTGAAGACGCTGGACGGCGCGACGGCGGCGGCCGGCTCGGCCGACCTGCCGGGCGTCGTCTACCGCTGGGTCGCCGACGGCTTCGCCCCGCTCATCTTCGAGGGCTGGATGATGGAGATCGTCAAGGGGCGGGCGGTGTCGCGCACCGGCACCGGCTACGCCGACGTCAACGTGGTCGTGGAGGCGGTCGCCGACCTCGCCGACCACGTGCCCGCCGAGCAGGCCCTCGCGCTGAAGAAGTACGTCAAGCACCTGCCGGCCGCCGACACCGCCGCCTTCGTCTCGCCGGTCAGCATCGCCCGCTACGCCGCCATCCGCGCGGACGCCTCGATCCCGGCCGCCGACCTCAACCCGCCGGAGCGCAGCGTCGCCTTCAACGCCATGGACCGCACCGTCCACCGCCGCCCCGGCTACGCCTTCGCCCTCGCGCGCAGCTCCGAGCGGATCAGCAAGTACGAGTACATGAGCGGCGAGAACCTCATGCCATGGTTCCAGGGCGACGGCGCCCACTACCTCTACCTGGCGGGGGAGGACCAGCGGGCGGTGTTCGGCGTCGACTACTTCACGACGGTCTCGCCGTACCGGCTGGCCGGGGTGACCGCGCCGGTGGAGGAGCGCCGCACGGTACCCGAGCTGTACGGCGGCCGCCTCTGGTACGACAACCCGGACCATCCGCTGAACTTCACCGCGTCGTCGGAGTCCCAGAACGCCTACGTGTACTTCCCGGTGGCGCGGAACGCCTTCTCGGGTGGCGCGACGCTCGGCGCGTACGGCGTGGCCGGCATGGTCCAGTCGGACGACGCCGCCTGGGCCGCCAAACAGGCGGGCCTCCTGCCGGACGACTTCGTCGCCTACCGCAACGCCCGCGCCGTCAAGTCGTGGTTCCTGCTCGACGACGAGATCGTGGTGCTGGCCGCGGACGTCTCCGGCCAGTCGGGGCGGGCCGCCGTGACCACGGTGGACAGCCGCATCGCCGCGCCCGCCGACGTGGTGGCGCTCACCGGCGAGACCTGGACCGGCTCGCCGTGGCAGCCGGGGCCGGCGGGCGTGCCGCGCTGGCTCCGTTACGCCAACGCCACCCGGGGCACCGCCGTCGGCTACGTCTTCCTCACCCGCCAGCCGGTCAGCGCCGGCCTGGAGACGGTGACCCGCAGCCGCCGCGTCGTCCGCACGTCCAATCCCGACACCCCGGTCACGAAGAACGTCTTCACCGCCTCGGTCACGCATCCCGCGTCGGGCGAGCTGCCGGCCCTCGCCTACGCCCTCGTCCCGAACGCCACCGAGGCCCGCCTGCGCGGCTACGCCGGGGGGCCGCTGACCGTGCTGGCCAACGACCGGCACGTGCAGGCGATCGAGCACAAGGGGCTGGGCCTGCTCGCCGCGAACGTCTTCACCGACGGGCCCCGCCACGCCGGCCGCCTGCTCGTGGACGGCCCGGCCTCGGTCGTCGTGCGCTCGTCCGGCTCGCGGGTGAGCGTCGCCGTCGCGGACCCGACGACCCGGCGCGACCGGGTCACTGTCGTGCTGCGCGGCCCGTCGCTCCGGCTCGACCGGGCCGACGAGGGGGTGACGGTCCGCCGCGTGCCCGGCGGCACGCTCGTCGAGGCCGTGACCCGCCACGCCTACGGGCGTACGCTCGCCGCCACCCTGCGGTGA